ATAGCGGAACTCGCTGTCGTAATCGTCCTCCAGCACGAAGGCGTCGGCTTGCCTCGCCCAGTCCAGCAGCTCGAGCCGCCGCGGCATCGACATCTGCACGCCCAGCGGAAACTGGTGCGATGGCGTCACATAGGCCGCGCGCGCGGACGGCGCTGCGGTACGCCCCTTGGCGACACGCATCCCATGCTCGTCCACGGGAGCGGGGACCGCGCGATAGCCGCAATGCGCGATGGTTTTGCGTGCGGCAGGGTAGCCGGGGTCCTCGCACCAGACCTGATCGCCAGCCTTCAGGATTGCGCTCAACACGATGCGCAGCGCATGCAGCGTACCTGACGTGAGCATGATCTGATCAGGGTCGCAGCGCAGCCCGCGCGCCGACAGCAGATGATCGGCAATCGCCGCGCGCAGCTCGCGGCTGCCGCGGGGATCGCCATAATGCAGATGCTCGGACCCGAAGGCGCGCATGCGCCGGCCGACAAAGGCGCGAAAACGCTGCACCGCGCGCTCGTCGATATGGGTGCAGCCAAGCGCGAACGCTCCTTGCCGGGGCGCCTCGACTACGATCTTCGAACTCTTCGGCTCAGTCGCGCGCGCCGGAATGCGCGCCGCAACGAACGTACCGGAGCCGACGGTCGCCTCGGCAAAGCCGTCGGCGATCAGACGCTCATAGGCGGTGACGACGGCGTTGCGGCGGAAGCCGGTTTGCTTCGCCAGCGTGCGCGATGGTGGCAACGGCTCGCCCGGTTTGACGAGACCGGAGACGATCTTTTCGCACAGCGCCTGGTACAGCCGGTGCGCGGCGGAAGCGCCTGGCGTGATGTGCGCCCCGGTGAGATCGAGCGGCAGCTCGGCTTTGGCGGGCGCAGAGGAATTGGTCGGAATTTTTTGCATGGAATTGGCACTATCGCAGACCAAATCGGCCGCTACAACTCTCCTGGAATTGTTCCAATCTCGACAGGAGCGGCCGTGAGCCAGACCGAAAGCCCAAATTCCTACCCGACGTCGGCGCGCAACCAGGTCAAGCGCCGTCATGACCGCGGCTTCTACGATCACGAGACGGTTCATCGCATCCTGGATTCCTCGATGCTGTGCCACGTCTCCTACGTCATCGACGGCCAGCCCTATTGCACGCCGACCTTCTTCTGGCGCGAGGGCACGAAGCTCTATTGGCACGGCTCGAGCGCCAGCCGCATGCTGCGCAACCAGACCAAAGGCGAGCGCGTCTGCCTGACGGTCGCTCATCTCGACAGCCTCGTGCTGGCGCGGTGCGGCTTCAACCATTCCGCCGACTATCGCGCGGTGATGGCGTTCGGCACGGCCTATCTCGTCACCGACGCGGAAGAGAAGAAGCGGGCGGTGGTCGCCATGGTCGACCGCTTTTTCCCGGATCGCACCGCCACCTTGCGGGCAAGCAACACGCAGGAGATCAAGGCGACGTCCTTCATCGCGATGGAGATCGAGGAAGCCTCGGCCAAGGTCCGCGCCAAGGGGGTTGCCGACGACGACGAGGACTATGCGCTGCCGATCTATGCCGAGCGCATTCCTGTCCGTACCGTGCTCGGCGCGCCGGAACCTTGCCCGCGCCTGCTCGACGGCGTAACGCGCCCTGCGACGCTCAATGGCTATTCGGAAGGCCGGTTGCTCGAAGATGCATTGCGGGATGCTTATTTTGTGGAGTACCCGAACAGCTGAAATCGGCTAGCTTCGCGCTCCCAAGGATCATTGAAATGCCTGGAGTTGCCTGATGAATGCCGAAACGCAGCAAAGGATTCTCGACGCCGTCGACGCCGGCTTCGAAGCCCAGCTTGCGACCACCCGCGATTTCGTCGCGATCCCTTCGACCCGCGGTGCGGAGGGACCGTGCCAGGACATGATCGGCGACCTCCTGCGCGCGCGCGGCTATGAGGTCGACGACTGGCACATCAACGTCGACGATCTCAAGGATCTGCGCGGCTTCGGCCCGATCGAGCACGATTTTTCCAAGGCGCGCAGCGTGGTCGGCACCTATCGTCCCGCGACCGAGGCCGGCAAATCGCTGATCCTCCAGGGACACTGCGACGTGGTGCCGGCTGGACCTTTGGAATTGTGGGACACCCCGCCGTTCTCGCCGGTCATCAAGGACGGCAAGATGTTCGGGCGCGGCGCCTGCGACATGAAGTCCGGCACGATCGGCGCGCTCTATGCGCTGGATGCCATCAAGGCGGCCGGCCTCAAGCCGACGGCCCGGATCCACTTCCAGTCGGTGATCGAGGAGGAGAGCACCGGCGTCGGCGCGCTCTCGACATTGCAACGTGGCTATCGCGCGGATGCCTGCTTCATTCCGGAGCCGACCGGCGGCAAGATGGTGCGCTCGCAGGTCGGCGTGATCTGGTTTCGCCTGCGCGTGAAGGGCCACCCGACCCATGTTGCCTTTGCCGGCTCGGGCTCGAATGCGATCATGGCGGCCTATCATTTGA
The genomic region above belongs to Bradyrhizobium arachidis and contains:
- a CDS encoding PLP-dependent aminotransferase family protein produces the protein MQKIPTNSSAPAKAELPLDLTGAHITPGASAAHRLYQALCEKIVSGLVKPGEPLPPSRTLAKQTGFRRNAVVTAYERLIADGFAEATVGSGTFVAARIPARATEPKSSKIVVEAPRQGAFALGCTHIDERAVQRFRAFVGRRMRAFGSEHLHYGDPRGSRELRAAIADHLLSARGLRCDPDQIMLTSGTLHALRIVLSAILKAGDQVWCEDPGYPAARKTIAHCGYRAVPAPVDEHGMRVAKGRTAAPSARAAYVTPSHQFPLGVQMSMPRRLELLDWARQADAFVLEDDYDSEFRYDGAPLMSLAGIDHLQRVIYMGTFAKTLFPGLRIGYCALPERLIADVAAARAALDRFPGTLMEGAVADMLNSGAFAANLKRVRKLYREARDVLAETLEATSEGALSVPVPSQGLHLVARFDPAVDLSVAAEAKQAAGAEGWLLADTYSRARPLPGFVLGFSGHAVPELVASARRLARESRAALRARSKSARRA
- a CDS encoding pyridoxamine 5'-phosphate oxidase family protein; its protein translation is MSQTESPNSYPTSARNQVKRRHDRGFYDHETVHRILDSSMLCHVSYVIDGQPYCTPTFFWREGTKLYWHGSSASRMLRNQTKGERVCLTVAHLDSLVLARCGFNHSADYRAVMAFGTAYLVTDAEEKKRAVVAMVDRFFPDRTATLRASNTQEIKATSFIAMEIEEASAKVRAKGVADDDEDYALPIYAERIPVRTVLGAPEPCPRLLDGVTRPATLNGYSEGRLLEDALRDAYFVEYPNS
- a CDS encoding ArgE/DapE family deacylase, which gives rise to MNAETQQRILDAVDAGFEAQLATTRDFVAIPSTRGAEGPCQDMIGDLLRARGYEVDDWHINVDDLKDLRGFGPIEHDFSKARSVVGTYRPATEAGKSLILQGHCDVVPAGPLELWDTPPFSPVIKDGKMFGRGACDMKSGTIGALYALDAIKAAGLKPTARIHFQSVIEEESTGVGALSTLQRGYRADACFIPEPTGGKMVRSQVGVIWFRLRVKGHPTHVAFAGSGSNAIMAAYHLIQALQKLEIEWNERAKADRHFKTLNHPINFNPGIIKGGDWASSVPAWCDVDCRIAVLPGWSVADHQKEILACVAAAARNHRFLANNPPEVEWSGFLSEGYELTDAAAPEAAFGKAFNKVYGGAVEDLVFTALTDTRFYGLNYSIPSLCFGASGGEMHGFNEFVDLDSLKQSTKAMALFIAEWCGVEKA